The genomic window CCTGCATGGGGTGCCCGGGGCGGTTATAGGGAAGGAGACGGCGCTAGACTCATTGATGAAGACGATCACGGGGCAGCTAGGAATTCCTTGAGGGAGCGCGATGAATGGGAGCCATTGGTGGAGATTTCGTCAGGGCCGTCCTCGATGGTCTCGCCACAGGTGGCCCCGTCGGCGGGCATGTTGATGAGGATGCCGCCGTCGGGGACGGCCAGGCGGCGCATCCGCCTCTCCATCTCCCTCTCACATGGCGGCGCACTGACCCAGACTTTCGTGCCTTGGAGGAAGTTGCGAGATAAGGTGGATCGAGCAGCGGGTATGCACCGATAGGGATCCTGAGCACGACGGCGGCTGTGTTCTTCTGCTGCAGCGGCCTGACGACGAGGAGGCAGGCATATAGATATCGGAGAGGAGGATGGCCAGAGGggatcgggatcctctgcagttgctACTGGCAACTGCAGAGACGCTACAGTAAAGTGCATTTAAGTCTGCTCTGAGTCGTTGATTTCGTGGTGGATGCATCAGATTCGTATGCTACAGTGCTCTACAGTAGTGTGCTACAGTACCGAAACGACTGTACACATGATCAGATTACAGTTCCTACAGTAATGTATGATTAACTAATACACAGCACTGTAGCATTAGACTCATTTTACTGTATAAACAGttatcctctgcattaatgatgTATTAATGCAGAGAATCCGTGTCCGGCCAGAGGGGATGCTGGGAGAAGGTGGCGAAAGGGGTTGTTGATCGATCCGGGAAGAGTGGATGGACTGCGATTGGACCAACAGTTTTTCCATCGCTGAAGGGGAGCCATCCACACATGAGCATTCTCGGTTCTGTCCAGCCGGATTCGAGTCTAACTAGAGATTAAATTCTGAGAAGaatattatatgtatatatagatatgTTTAGTAGTTAAAGTATGTTTATATGTTATGTGAGGTTATATTTTTAATCAtgtttagtgagaaattaagttgaaatacattttgttttatatgtgatgagtgattgataaagcGTTGATTTGGTTTGACGATTTGTGGGATTGTATAAGCATGTGTATGTATTGTAATTATAATTATAACTAAttaaagttgcagagaaaaatggAGTTAGCGTTTTTATCTCTGAGATAAAAAATTTGCACTCGCCGAATGATCCGATGCTGAAAAATtagtacatgccggatggtttggtgtaCAGAAGGAATTTACGCTGGAGGGTTTTGAGTAAAAAGATAAAACTCAATACTACAGATGGTCCGGTAATTAGATCTATCCATGCTGaattaattttttcagagatgtTGCAAATATCATGTCTGGTGAGGATGTGCACGCTGGATGGTTCGGCGATTGGATCTGTGCACGCCAGACTAATTGTTccagagatgttgcaaaatgaCTTATCTGGCAGGttacactcaccagatggtccgacgatggagGAGTATATGCCGAATGCTTCGTTGGAGGATTTTCTAGGAAGTTTTCGGTGGAGTCAGAATTACTagcaccagatgttccggtgatCAGAGTGCAATACATGTTGAATCACCCGGTATTCACAATTTTTCTGGGATAAATTCATCAAcggagaattttgattttgtctAATTGAAGATGGAATAGGAGATACGTTTGTGCTTATCTTATGATGTACAGGTGattgatgcaacttggcgatcaaCGACGGGATGATTGGGGCTAAGCGGGATGTTTGATACTGGACGATCAAAGTGGCCGGGCGGAGTTAAgaatgatcctagctatacacgtggTGTGCAAGCAAAGCGTGAGAAGGTGGAAGAAGACGACGTGTTAaaaaagtcaagcaaaagggataccggtgcaaatgacaaggcggcccgagggatcgggagcgggagagacttgctagtgattaagatcgcaagatggagtacacgcatcgacatcAGGTGGCTTActtaaggtgtaaacaagtGACGGCGAGTCATACTTTGAGAAACATGCAAggtggtttcacggtttggtaTCAAAACCGTAGGAAGGAGGAGTGcagtggcatcatcgcgaagttTGGGTtgagacaaagctaagtcacgAAGGCGTCATGGCCGTCTAATGGACGGAGAAAAAGGTGGAGGAAAATATCCTCGATTATAGGTAAGAGTGTATtgaaagagagagatattttagAAACAATCTAGGAAACTTAGTGATAAAAAAAACCTAGATTATAAATAAAGGGGAGGATTGATTGAGCCCTTTAAGGtatccatttgagagttgtgtgctagggttttaaaaaattgaGAGATGAGCGATTAGCTTATGTATTAGGTGGGAGATTTTAATGAAAAACACTTTATAATCCGTTGAAAATAGGACGTTactttgaaaaaaaagtttATGTTTCCTCTTGTGCTTatattcacctccttctagttttctttcTATTAGCTCCCTTACTtggttgcaagtttttcggtttttatTGCAATTTTCGTTTTTATTTAAGAACTGAAATTTTTTACTTtgttgaagttgttcttcttattgccaGAGGGATAAGAATCACATATGAGTGATCTTGAATCATCCTCATACTCTAGATCTATCAACTTAGAGAATTTCTTCATACAGTTCTCTTTTTGTATATAAGTGTTTTTTATTCAAGTTGCAATAGTTCTTGAGTGATGATACTTAGATTAATTTCTTATAGAACCTAATGTCCAGATCTATCCGGTGGAGCTATGGTGTTTTTATGATCATTGtgatttttcttgtttctaGTTTCTTGCTTCCACTCTTTATTTTGAGATACGTagataagaaaatagaaaaatactaTCTAAAAATATGGAGAGACATCTATTCACCTTCTATAATCCCTGTCCTTAGTCCTACATTTAAACATGTGCTAGTATGCATGTATATAGGTGTTTATAGGTGTGAGTGTCGTGTGCGTGCGTCGGATCTATACTTAAAAACACACCACCCCTAGGATCATGCTGTTGTTTTATATTAGTAGAGAAAAACAACATAAATTAAGCAACATCGATAAAATTATTATGCCCATCCATTCTATCTACCAAACCCAAATTAACAAAGTAATTACCGAAAGAACATCACAGCATGTACTCTTAGTTTTCTATCCCTAAAAACCGAGAGCACGCAACTCATCTGCAGTTCTGCACCCAATTGATGTGTCCATTCGTTAACAGACGCGGGCTCAGAGCACAATATCTGCTCAGCGCCTCGGCGGGAGCAGAATCGTACCACTAGCAGCTACCGGCCTATATGGACAGTGGAGGTGCACTGCGTGGTAGTGTTGTTCCTGAGCGGGAACACGGTGACCTCGCATACCACCTCCGAGCTCGCGCTGACCTTGAACACGCCCAGCACCACGGCCTTGCcggccaccgccgtcgccgtctCGAACGGCAGCACCCCGACGATGGCTTCTCCGAGGAAGTAGGGCGTCAAGACCACCTTCACCGCGTCCACCTCTACCGTGACCGCGATCGTCTGCGTGGTGCGCGCCCCGATGTCCCCCGCGGGCACCGACGACTGCCCCACGGCGGCGCCGTGGTACCGCACCACCGTCGCCACGTCGCCGTGCCGGAACGACGCGTAGTTCGGGTTGTTCACGGTGACCTCCACGTGCATGGTGAGGTTGAGCTCGGGGGGCAGGATGCTGAAGGCTGAGGTCTCCGCGCCCACCACCGTCGCCACCACACGCGGCGACCGCGGACGGAACACGGTGTAGTAGAGCGCCACGAAGACGGCGCCGAGGACGACGATGACAGCCAGCAGCACGCCGCAGCAGATCAAGACGGGCTTCCTCTTCATCTTGGCCATGCCTATCGATCGACAATTAATTTACCCGGAGGCGAAGAGGAGGGTGCGCCGACTAACTCACCGGTGCTTCTTGATGAGTTCTTGGTTTTGGAGGTCAATGGGACCTGAACCTGAGGAGGAGAGAGCGATCATAAGTAAGAGGGGGAAGTTTCATTGGAATTTCAGTTATATTTCTTGTTTGCTTAGAGTCATTTACACGTATGTGATTGCTTTGCTCACTGGTGTTCTTTGGAATTTGGATTATTGTTTAGCTGGCTGCTGATCAAGTCGTCTCACAGCCCAAGAGATTAGTAAAAGAATTCCATGGAGATTGGAGATTAGTGTATTAATTGATTGATATTCGTTTTGCTCA from Phragmites australis chromosome 14, lpPhrAust1.1, whole genome shotgun sequence includes these protein-coding regions:
- the LOC133891388 gene encoding uncharacterized protein LOC133891388 — encoded protein: MAKMKRKPVLICCGVLLAVIVVLGAVFVALYYTVFRPRSPRVVATVVGAETSAFSILPPELNLTMHVEVTVNNPNYASFRHGDVATVVRYHGAAVGQSSVPAGDIGARTTQTIAVTVEVDAVKVVLTPYFLGEAIVGVLPFETATAVAGKAVVLGVFKVSASSEVVCEVTVFPLRNNTTTQCTSTVHIGR